The following nucleotide sequence is from Megalops cyprinoides isolate fMegCyp1 chromosome 19, fMegCyp1.pri, whole genome shotgun sequence.
AACTACTCTGAAATTAAACTCACTGAGGTTCTCTTGCCTCAACTTTATCAGCTTTTTTTGGCTGCTGGACAAGCTTGTTTGGCTACAGTGCTTATCTAATTTATAAGCGCACATTGCAGAACATTTTCTTGTAACTTTGTGACAGAGACGTAGGTCTCGCTCAAGGCTGATATGATGCACTAGACTCAGCATTTGTGTGACTCTGTCCTGGACTCAGGTCATCTTGCTGAATCCCAGGACCTGTGCTATTACTCTGAAACATTgtatcaaaaataatttttcgTTTGGAAGGAGCCTTGAGCTGTGTAGTTCAAATAATACACAGCCGTCCATTCTGATTCTgagaattgttttaaaatgcttgaaaactgatttattactgaatattattttttatttgtttacaatgtgaagaaaatgtatgtttggCGTTAACTGATTCTGAATGGATGGATGGGTGAGTGACTGATTCAGAAGATTGATGACGGTATGTGGTTATTGGAGAGACTGATctcatcattttaaatcactTCTGATGTTTCAGATACACCAAGGATACGGAGAGCGAGAGCACCAAACAGACTGTCCAGAAATGCATCTCAGACTTTTGTAAGACATTTATTCCATTCTGCTTCTGTCTTAAAGCCTATTGACATTAAAAGTCTTTGTTGATTTACTTGAAGTTTGTGAATGTCATATACTAACCAATactatgaaatgttttttgtttaggCTGGATAAAACTTACTGTTTCACGGCAACTGGCAGTAAagataacattttaatgactgaaaTTTCATTTGCAAGATCTTTGACAGTGTTGAATGGCTGTTGAGTAAGTGACCTTGACCCTGCTGTTTGACCTTTTTGACGCGTTTCAGGTTCATGTTTGATGATGCACCTGCACAAAATTCTAACCTATAAAATTCACTATTTTACAGCCACCTGCAGTTTCAAAGAGTTTCCTGCTCTGGttaaaaagcacagaggagTGAGAGTTGGTTTAGAGAGCCCTAAAGGCTTCACGCTGAGAGTCACAGACCTGGGTGGCACCATCTACTGGGGTAGAAAGGATATGCTGGAGACGTGGGGGGAGTTGTACCTGCCAGAGCCTGAGGAGATGGTGGTGCTGGGGGCCATCGATAACTTCCCCTCATTGGCCGAGGGACTGCAGCTGATCGTCCTGGTGGACAAACACAACAGAGTCTACTTTTATGAGAACGAGGAGCTGCACCACGTAGCCCACAAAGTAAAGGACTTTCTCACCACTGGTGCCGAGTCTACGCCCATCAACAGCTACAGATACGGACAGCACTGCGCACCCGAGGTAATTATGATCACCCCCAGGTAAAATGTTGATAAGAAGGTTGATTGTTTTACATGATCTTCTACTCAAAATCAACCTCTCTTTGCCAAATGCGCACCCTGGTTAATTCAGGTGTGAGAGGTTTCCAAGGTGGAGGTATCAGGTGGAATATCCATGGGATGGCAGGGTAACTACCTCTGTGTGAATTGGGTTTAAGCTGTTATTAAAAGACATGCCCAATCTCTCCCTATTTGTGAAAACATGTTCACTGAGGATtg
It contains:
- the LOC118794456 gene encoding uncharacterized protein LOC118794456 yields the protein MGSMTKYYNNGHHVNGYRKNGYTKDTESESTKQTVQKCISDFSTCSFKEFPALVKKHRGVRVGLESPKGFTLRVTDLGGTIYWGRKDMLETWGELYLPEPEEMVVLGAIDNFPSLAEGLQLIVLVDKHNRVYFYENEELHHVAHKVKDFLTTGAESTPINSYRYGQHCAPETEEEYLEILQSAGIPRIDKATRDFVQSKEEKFSELLDFLEGL